DNA from Pelodiscus sinensis isolate JC-2024 chromosome 1, ASM4963464v1, whole genome shotgun sequence:
CTGAGGCGCTGGCTACCTTTGGTTTCGCAGATCATCACGTTGCTGAACTCACTCTCGCCGCCCTCGTTGAAGCACTGCATCTTGATGTCGTAGGAGGTCTCTGGCTGCAGGTGGCTGATGGAGTGCCAGTACCGGTCCCCTGCGGGGCAACAAACACAGGGCTCCATTAGCTCTCTGCCCTGGAAACTCAAACTAAGCTTCACAGTCTTGGGGCCACTGGTGGAAGCTGACTCGCTGGTCCTCTCTGCACCCCAGCCAGGGAGCTGGACAGACCCCCGGCTGGGCTGTGCCTGATGACGTGCCCCCTCCATAAACTCCTTCTCACCAACCGAGAAGCCACCCAGAGTTGGAGCCCGTCACCCTGCACCTCTTACCTTCCACCACGTCCTTCTTGTAGTCGCTGTCATTGTCGCTGTCGGTGGGGCGGTAGTAAATGTAGAAGCCGTGGATCGGGGTGTTGTTGTTACTGGCTGGGATGTACTGCGGAGAAGGCAACAGTCAGACATGCCCATGCGGATCAACCCGCCTCTCGCCGAGGAGAGCCGCAGGGAtgtcccctctctccctgctgccctTGGACAGGGGCTTCTTCAGGAGGGCTAAGGGAGCCTGCTCTCATATCCCAACATCCTGCCCTTCTGTGGGGACCCAGGTACCAGCTGGGATGCCATTGGATTTGCCACAAACAGCAGATTGACACACACCCTGTCCCAACAAGGATGTGCCTCGCCATGAATGAGATCTGACAGCCAGTTGAGATTTTGTTTTCTCAGCCACCcaagcagcaccctgccctcccacctgcagacaggggctgcctccCTTACCATCCACTTCAGCATGATGGTGGTCTCGTTGATGGCGTCGGTGAAGGTGATGTAAGGCCCGGCGACAGGGCGCTCGTACACCCGGTTACTGTAGCCTGACACAACGTAGGGCCTAGATGCGGCGCTGGGGTCACTCTCTCCCAGTATGTTCAGTGCCCGGACACGGAACTTGTAGGACATGCctggagggaggaatgggttggAAGTGAGAGGGGATTGGTGCCTACAAGCCCAATAGACATCATGGTCCCTAAAAGAGGCCAGTTGTGTCACTCTCTTCTAGACAGCACAACCACACCCTACCCTACTGGATGGCACAGGCAGATGTTGCAAAGATAgtgttcccagcctctggcatcacagaaactaatGGCCCACGTTCAGTTGTATCCTAGAGCATGGCCACTTTGTCTCCCCAGAGAGCTGTCTTGATGGTCCCTTGGCCACAGTTGTGAAATTCCACCCAACAGGAAACAGCTGGGAGAAGGCCTCCCCTTCCTGTCTCCATGGATCCCAGATCTCCTTCCCTCTCTGCACACCAGCGGCAGGACAAACTGCCATGGTCCGCAGAAAGACAGGAGGGGAGGAGCACATCTCCTACCTTTCTCCAGACCTGGGATTTCCACCGAGAGCCGAGAGGGGGGGATGTCACTGGTGGCCAGCACCCAGTCTCCTAGCTTCTTCAGTTTCTTGTACTCCACTCGGAAAGACTGGATAGGGAAGCCCCCATTCCCACGGGGGATCCAGGTCACGTAGACAGACGTCTCTGATGCCGTGGAGATGGTGGGGCGGTCTGGTGcctctggagctgtggggagcagggtagACCATGAAACTCTTCTCTCTCTGCCTCGCCTTCTCTAAAGCCAATTGAATGTGCAGGATTGGCTCCCCCATCCTTGGGCCTCAATTCCTCCCAATCCTCTCTACTGCCGCTGCTCCCTGAAGACTCAGGGAGCCCCTCTATCTTCTGCTTGCAACTCCATCTCCCACTCAGCCACTTCCAGCGGGAACCCCTGCTGAGCAGGCTGGctctaaacaccccccactctCCGGGGATGCAGCTAAGAATTCACCTCTGTCACATCAGGAAAGAGCACTTTACAGCCAAAGACCCTCACCCAGGAGAAGGATCATCTAAGCCTCAAGCAAGTGTGTGCAAAgccaagggggagggatagctcagtggtttgcacattggcctgctaaacccagggttgtgagttcaatccttgtggaggccatttagggatttggggcaaaaatttgtcagggatggtacttggtcctgctgtgaaggcaggggactggactcaatgacctttcaaggtcctttccagttctaggagataataATTAATGGCGATTGCCTAAGTAGGGCAAGGGTATGGTGTCCCTTGTAAAGGTGTATctggagaggggcaggggcagtgtgtcaGGGCaagatgtgtgcatgtgtgagggTCCAGGCAGAGAAGCAAGTTTGATTGATGGAGTATGCAGAGGCAGTGAGTGATAAAGATGGGAGAGACAGATAcagcagctgagagagagaggaggagaaatgAGAGAAAGAAACATGGAAAAATTATTCATGATGGAAAAGTaagtgggaggggaaaggctgGGGGAGGACAAAAAGGGAAGGGAAGATATGTAGAACATGGGAAGAGAACAGTAATGAAGGAAAGGGACCAAGAAGGAAGAAGGAAGAATGAATGCAAAGGGGAAAATGACAATGAAGAGAGACCTTCAGAGGAAGGGGAACAACTCCAACAAACAATACCCACGTCAAACAAGGGCTGGGAAGCACGGAACAGGACATCTGGGCTGATTTCATGCCGATGTTCCCCAAATGCCTATTCCCAAACCATCCCCAGAGTTAGCTCTTCATGTGCCCCTGATATCAGGCTCAGCTGAGAGTCCAAGAACTTCATGGACGATCGAGCCTGGACTCCCTGCTCACCCTGGGGGGGAATCTCTCCAAAGCAGCTTGGGGCGTGGGAACTTTTGTGGTCCCTTGCCTCTGCTGCACTAGTTCTGTGGCTTGCAGTCTCCATGGCTGGGAGTGCTGCGCCCTTCAGAGGCATGAAATTCAGTGGAAGAGCAGGGTAGATGTCCAATGGTCTCCTTGGGGACGGGGAAAGGGAACAAGCGTGCTGCTCCATGGGACACCCAGATGACACACGTGCTCTGTGCTCTAGGCATGAGCAAAAACCGTACAGAGTCTGGTTAGCAGCACCCAGCAATGCCACCCAAGAGATGGACGGAGTCCAATCCAGAAGCAGCTTGACAGAACACACACAAcattcccaccctccctccccactcaagCAGGGCCTTACGGGATAGGCGGCTGTTGTCCAGTTGACTGCTACTCTGCGTGCTAGTGCCTGGGTCGTCCCTTTGGATCTGCTGCTCTTTACTGGCGACGATGTCAGGTTTGGGTCGTCGGCCTAGCCCAGAGAGAAATGATGTCAGAGAGATGAGGCGTGAGAGACAGCAATCGGCTGGTGTTTATTTCCCACTGGAAATTGCAGCCTCTATGTGGAAGTAGTGCACTTACAAGAACCCAAGGATTTCATAGTATTGATAAGGCCCTACTTCAGGGGTGCCCAACCCATTAaacaaagagagccgaaacagcggcagaaaaaaatgcaaaaagccgcaccagaattgttgggcaaaaaaccaacaaaccctctccccccccccccccccccccccccccccccccccgcaaaaaaccaaacaaaccccacaggttaggctttttggccacatcaggctcccgacAGTTGATGCCATCTTGCCGACGCCATTTTGCTGCGCCAGACGGCTCCCCTACACCCAGTGAATACAGGCAGCCGGGGGCTATTTGTAGGGGCACATGGGGCAGCTTCACAAGCCGCGGGGGAGGCTTCACGAGACGCACTGTCAGgggtgaagagctgcatgtggctcagcCACCCCTGCCCTTACTTGAACTGCAGGAGTGTCAAATAATTGAGGCTGAATTGCAGCCAAGACATGGCAAATTGCAGAAAAGTAACAATGGACCTTTATTAATTGCAATTACTTGGAAAAGCACAAAGAGACCCATTTGTTTAAGATAAATGTTCTGGGACAATATCAACACTGAAGTGTTCTGCTGTGTCTGCTGGGTTATTTTTGTAATAGCCAGATATTTTACTAGAACTGTATTACAGACATTAACCTGCAGGGCTGATAGCCACTATCCACTCAGCTGACTGGAGTGCTACTGTCACTCCTAAGCGATTCTTCACAAATGTTCGGCTAAATTTTTTGCcatttaaaagtattttaaattcttgcttaaaaaaaaaatctatcaccATTTCCTCCACCAGCTGACCTTAAGAAAGTGGTAACCATCGCTGGAGAGATGGGCCACGCAGAGGGATCTGATTTGTCGGAAGTCACCCAGCtgatcagtggcagcagcaggaatggAACCAGAGTTCTGAttctccccttcccagccctccccattcCGGTCCTGCGCTTTCAGCACACTGCCCCCACTCCGCTCAAACTCCGACTGCGGGGCAGCCACTTGGCAGGCACTGCTCTGTGACCCAAAGCGCTAGGTAGAGAGGTGAACTTGGGAACGGTGCCTGCTGCAAAAGGCTGGGAGATGGTCCCTCGGGGCATTAAACAAAACATCTAGGGAAAGATTTGACCTTTACCAGTCCTGAAGGTCACCATGGCTGTCTGTCCCTCCCCTGCGCAGTTGTATGCTGCCATCTCCACTTCGTACAAGCTCCCAGGATCCAGTCTGGTCAGGGACAGGTGGTGCTGAGTCGCAGGGATATCCCTGACTGTCCAGTTGGCTGAAGAGTTCATAATCTGTTTGAACAATAAGTAATAAGCACAGGAATCACTGGTCTGGCAGGGAAAGAGACGGGAACTGGCTTTGGTTTACTTTTTGGCTGAACTGGAACGTCTGGCTAAAATTTGCAATGAAGCCTGGAAAGTTTGAGTAAGTTTGTCTCTCCCCTGCTATTGTTTGGCTTTCTGCAAGAGTCAGATTTTTCAACCCAATTTTACAAAGCTTAGAGCTTCAGATATACGTCACCGTGTAACAGTTTTGCATGTCTTTCCATTTGGTGTTCAATTCAGCACAGACAGtcagaccacatctgcacatgcccatACTCTCTGATCGTGACTTTACTCTTGATGTTTCAATTAAGataaaacaaaattcattctaaTTTAAAGGTTCTAGTTGCTCTATGTGTCTGGACAAACACAGCCAGCACCACCTGTATTCATTTTAGGCACGTTCCCACTGAAACACAAAGGgtaccattttcaaaagtgcctagtgATTTAAGAGCCTCGCTCACATTTATTTTCTTGAGAGGTGGGCCCCTAAGGGCCTACATtacttttcaaaataagattttattCACAATTGTCCATTTCCTGCAGTATGAgctgtttagattttttttttaagctgatcGATCCATGCAGGTCACAATCCATTCTGTTTAGTGTCGACAAGCCATTGCCCCCTGGCCATGAGCCTTCAGATACCACATATTGGGATGTGGCTCTTTACATCTGTTATTCAGTCATCAAGAAATTAAGGGGAAATCAAATGACGTGCACTGACACAACAATTTCCCTTTTCCGTGTGTGAAATGCTgagctgccctgcctggcccagcaccTAACAAGGAACAAATTGCAGTCCTGAACCCTTAAAACCActtgtcctggcagtgcccaatAACAAGGACTCAGTGTTATTCAATGCAACACCCAAAGCAGGGGAAGTGGGATTTTAAATCTACCTCCCAGTGCCTCATACACTCAGGCTGTTGGCTTCACTGGCTCCATTGATACAAAACCACATCAGCAAGCTCCATTGATACAAAACCACACTGTCTACACAAGGGGATTTTGACGTTGGGCTTCGtcaaatgaaattcaataggaattgggtgcctaactccctttggcTCCTTGGAAACACCCAACCGATGATGGCTAAAAAGAGAAACATTCTCACGTTGCCTAGAATGAGTCAGAGAGAGTCAAAGCTATTTAAAGCTATCTTGTGTTATAGGAGACTATGTGACCCTCTAATTTATCACTGCATGGAGACACATAAGAACCAGGGGACGGAGTTAAGGTTGTGACCTCATCTCTGGCATTTTCTGACTTTTGAGTACTTAACCACGCCAACTCAATGTTCACTTAGCATAGCTTTCTTTTCAAACTACGCAGCCATGTCTGGCCATGGCCTCCAATGGGCCATTAATCACAGCGTCATCTTGCAGCGCAATTGAACAGCCAGGTCTAGATGACTCatagcaaagagagagagaggatggggccttcctctgccccttcctccccaccaaaAGAGGGGAACTTGCAACAGCAAGGCAAACAGGTGGGATGCCTAAGCGACCCCGTATGGAGAGGAGCATTGGCAGTGCAGGCAATGGGATGAAGCGGAAATGCAAAGACTCTGCAATATCATTTATCTTCTCTAAGTGTTTGACACTGACAGATTAACATCTgccctgttttatttttattacagagtCTGTGGGATTGTGAGGCCAGGGAGAGGTCCCTCAGGACTGTTACATTTAAGAAAACAGGGGATGGGTTGTGTGTGAATATTAAAAGAATATTAAAAACAGAGATAATGACTGGGTAAGGATCTGACTTCCCTTAGGCTGTAGGGCAGCAGAGTAGTTGCTCCCACCATGTCTGTAGATTGGGTAGAGGTGGGTGGGAACACTGTCTAGATATAAATCTCATGTGGTTTGTAAAAGTCCCTATAGGATTCAAAGCAGCTGAAGTTAGCAAAACAGAAATAATCTTTACAATCTTATTCATTTTTCACGATTTGTGCtgtttatttacttttttacACTTCCTTCAGCTGACTGGTCAGTTTCACTCTCATAGTCTAAGGGGCCTGATTTTAAAGGCACTGAGCACACACAATTCCAGTTGatgtcaatgggaactgcaggtaTGCAGCATCCTAGATTAGCCCAGCTCTGATATATTTGGCTTTCCACTATAGTAGATCATGTGTGGGCTCtctcctctctcacacacacatttttaaaacggAAATAATGCCTTCCACCTCCAATACAGAGCCACTAATAATTCTATTCGTATTAGTTTTAATTAAACCAGGAACTTTATAATGCCCAATACTAAACACCCCTTGGGTTGGCAGGCACAGAAATGACAGCAATGCAAGGGTTAATGGGGCTAAGCCCCACATGTAGGCACAAGGAAGAGTCTCCAACTGAGAATTTGGACTACACTGTAAATGTGTTAGTGCAGACTGCAGTGACCCTTGGCAACCTTCTCTGTCCTAATGGCCTTCCAGGTGAAgcactgaaaaaacaaacaaaacaagaacaAACTGCAGCCCATAAACTAAGATCAGGCACGGAACTGGTTTCATTCCATGATATGCTATTTGGGTGCTGCGTCTTGTCCTTGCAGATGGAAAGACTCAACGATCCAGTGATTTTAGCCCCTTTCTGTATTCCAGCTTGTGTTGACATCTCACATCTTTACTTTACATGGCTGTTTAAAGAGACACGGTTAGTTTAAACATCAGATTTAAGTTTTGTTTAGGAAAAAACCCCAAGGTTCTTCTCGGGGGTTATAAAGCTTTCCATTAGAAAAGGCTTTATGACATTAACCAGTTTTGGGGGATAGAcagagatttatttatttaaatcctcCAAACACAAAAGAATTGGTGCGTGTTAGAACCTGAAATCTATATTGGCTTTGTGTCTGGGATGAAGAAAATGCAACAAGTCAATGAATAGCAGCAGTacataaattatatatatataatttatgcactgatgctatatatatatatagtaactTACTAAAaactaggaaataattttttttaaatagaatttttatcttttattttttatttttatctcagcAGTTTCAGCTCTGGTCTCTGCAGTTTTTTACACCCTTCATCCCCCAAAATGAAGCCCCTTAGCCCAGCAGGCACTACTGATTCTCTCTGTGTTGATCTGGAAATAAGAGTTGTCCAAAGAAgaaggcaggggagtggggtgtcCCAACAACAAAAGCAGGTAgaaatgaaatgccacagggaaggTGCATCTGCTTACAAGGATGAGCGATTGCCCCAGGGGGGTGAGTGGCTGCAGTTGGAATACCCGATTGGACAATTGCTCAGTGCCCTCCCACATTCACCTACAGAACATTAGTGATGGCTGCTTGGAAGTTTGCATGCATGGTGGTACCTTGCGATACTTCACCACGTAGTAAAGGACAGGGGCCTTGCTGTCATGCCGCGGTCTCCACACCAGCTCATAGCAGTCCGTCTTGGACGTCCTGGGAGAACTGAGGATGATGGGTGCCTCAGCCGGAGACACCTGCCCTCGGTGAGTCATACACTGGAGAGAGGCTGCCAGCACGGTTTTCTCCTTCAGAGCCTTGTCACTGGGGGGTGGCGTGGGGGACTGAGCTGAGCCCGACTTGAAGTCTTGCCAGGGCTTCATCGTCGTTCCTGAAATAcaagttgggggcagagggaatgggGTTCAGACAGaacaaatgacattttaaatcaCCAGTGAATGCAAGGGTAGTAAGAAGCTACATACATTCCCCTGGGTCAAGGAAAACTGCCCCTACCTGCTAGCCCTGGTGCCATGACCCTGAGAGATCTGTCAGCCAAGCTTCTCAAGAATTGATAGGCTGCTGCCTCCATAACACATTGTTAGGATAGAGTTCTCCACACCACATACTCCATACACCTACAATGCACCCCTCCGTCTCTCCCACAAGAAAAATGGGGCATATGGACACTGGGGCTGCGGGCAGAGAGGGCAGCTTCCAATAGTTCCTCTTACCACAGACAGGACTCACACCTTCCTATCATCATAGAACTTGAAGGAGACAAATGGAACTTTTGTAACATAGTCAGCCCCTACCAGGACTCATGTGAGGAGCCAGCTGGGGACATCCTAGCAATTGGGGTTAAGCTGCTAGAAGAGCAAGACAGCTGAAATGCAAGCCAGGAAGAAAGGAGGTCTCGGCCCTTTCATACGCGAGGGACTTTCAGCACACTAGCCCCTTGGAATAAAGCACCGATGTCTGCAAAAAGGTAACTTGTGAACGCGACTGAAGACTCACCAGGCTGGGCGGTCCTCAGGTGCACCACGGCTTGTGCACTGCCAACTTCATTCTCCGCCATGCACTGATATATCCCATCATCCTCTGGCCCCACGCTCACCACCCGTAGGGCCTTCCGAGACAGCCGGAACCGGTGGTTGGAAGAGAGGGGCACGGCATTGCGCAGCCACATGACCGAGGGCTGGGGGTTCCCTCGGACCTCGCAAGTGAACTTTGCACTCTGCCCCCAGGGGATGATCTGCTGGGACAGCTCCATGGTGACCTCAGGAGGTTCTGTAGGGAAATAACCACAGCACCACCGCTGGCGTTAGCTCTGTCAGAAAGCACAGCACTTCCATGACTCTGGTCGGTCCCTTAGAGCAGAGACAGGGGTTGGAAAACTGAGTCTCAGCCAAGAAAGTCTTCCTCCTCCATGGGGTTTTCCAGGGGTCTACCCTGCCACCCTTCCTCTCCCGGCTCCACGGGGTGGTGAGATGCCACATGCCCAATGTCAACAGTATGTCAATGACATACAGGTGCAGATTCTTTttcacccctctccccctcagTACCACAACAAGGGTGTCCCAATGCCTACAGGAAATCCACACCTGGATGAAACATAGATGGCGCAAACCAAACCAGTTCAAGTCCCAGCCAATGCCTGACAGAAGGGGGAAATGCTCTGTGGAAACATCTGGAATGTATCTTTCTAAACATTCTTTCCTCAGATGGAGCCTTCTTATCCCGTGACTCTGAAGTCTGCTAGCTTCCCTCACCCTGCAGATTTAAATGTACCTGGAAAGGGCTAGATACTAAGCTCTAGAGCACCCTAATGGACAGAAATATAAATTATGGGAGATGGGATTCCTCAAGGGAGCATTTCCACCTTAGGCTCACAGTGGAATCTGTGCGTGAAAGGGGCAGCTGATGGACTCCTCAGGGGCAAATCCATCACCTTACACTAAAACTGGCACTAAAGCAGAggtgtgcaataattttttcCCAGGCTGCATCGGCTAATGGTCTGGGGGCAgaaggagtggcagggcctccacgggctggctcaacccgcttggcgggccggattcggcccacggaacccttttgcccacctctgtggtAAAGTTAGCAGGAAGGAGAGTGGGTTcactctacatcagtggtccccaacctttaggggctgccgggtgcccggggccATTCACGCGCCGGGCGTCCGGGGGCGGGCCCACTCACTCACCACGCTCCCAGGGCAAGGGCCACCCATGCACCCTGCACTCGGggctggcaccgcgcatgtgccgtgcgcgaGGCTGGCCCAGATgattcggcgggcgcacataaatgccatggcgcctgcgggcaccacattggggaccactgctctacattATAAtggaggttggggaggggagataTTTCCCCCTGAAACAGGCACAAGGAGAAAgcccaggctctgtctggggaGTGTGGAGGACAGCTGCTGCAGTACTCACCGAACACCTGAACGTTATAGAACATGAACGCAGCTCCAACCTCGCCCACCCCAttgtcagccatgcagctgtaggtGCCAGAGTCTTCCTCACTGGTGGCGTCGATCAGCAGGTTACTGAGCAGGAAGCGGGTCTTGTTGTAGCCAGAAATACTGGAGCCGTTCTTGGCCCAGGTGACCCGTGGAGGTGGGATCCCACTAGCCACACACTCCAGGATGAGGCTTTGACCTTTGGTGACAATGATGGTCTGAGCCTCCGAGGGATAGATTATCCGTGCCGCCTCCGCTGTAGAGCCTGGTGAAGTGGGAGAAGAAAAAGAATTAGACCCCTCCACTGCTGCACAGGGGACAGTGTCTTGCACAGAGTGCTGACCTGGGACACCCCAGGAATGCTTACTTCCTTCAGACAATAGGGTACATGGACACATCATGCATAAGACACAGACAAACAGTGGAGTTCAGACTCTTGCCCCCATGTCACCAGAGACTAAGTGCTCCTCAGAGACGGTTACAATTTCATGGGGGTAGCCGCAGGCAACGTGCACATGCAGCACAGAGAACAGACCTCTCAACCTTCTGCTGTGAAAACTGCAGACCTCCACCATCTGCTGCACAGGATGTTTTCTACTAGCAGCAGTTACTGGCAATCCACGCACAAAGCAGATACTGGCAGTCCATGCACAGTAATGGAACATGGGGGCTGCACATGTAAATGCTGAACAGTCAAGAGGCACCCAGGATAACATGGCACATGCAAAGAGGGGACGGCCCGGGGTCTGGAAACCCAAGACATTTAAAGAGTGGCATCTTACGTCGCACGCGGAGTCTCTCACTGGAGACTGAGGTTTTCACTTCCTGGGTCACGGGATTATAGGCAGCACATTTGTACGTTCCTTCATCCTCCTGGCTGGCATTGACTATCTGAAGGTTCCCAGAGGGCATGATCAGGTAGTTGTCTGTaagggaagagaggagaaggTTTGTCTCTGTGAGGAGCTATTCTCTCAGCCAGATCTCAGGAGCAGGTTCCACAAACATGCCTAGgcacagggaaaggagcagatgggcaaaggggaggaggggaaagagagctGGCTAAATGAACATCACAAGCTCTTTCTCCTGGAAACAAAGCTGCTTTGGTCTTAGAACTGGGGTAAGGAAAGAACAGATTTGGGAAGGAGAGAGACGAATGGCCCCGCTAGTGAAGTTAAAGTGTCACAAGTACCGATGGTCTCAAGTGACAACATTCAGATCTGAATTTCCAAACTTCCCGGGAGTTCCAAGAGATTCAGAGAAGGGTCTTCGGTTCTGACCCCTCTCTAGTTGTAAGGAGCACTGGATGAATAATTaatttacaaaaaaataaaaattagggTCTATTCAACtcatcccccttcctttttctgtttgCAAACTGCTGCTGAGCATGGGTCCCTCAGGCATGGCTGCCTGGAGACATGGCAAAGTCCAGACAGCAAAAAAAGGAGCAACTGgcggtggaggggtggggggataaTAAATCAGGCAGTGGGCTGAGGGGGCTATTCTCTGCAAGACTGAAGATctagagggaagggaaggacagagCCAGGGGATATAGAGATGTcaaacagcgccccccccccaggacagaaGCAATGGGTAGCAAACAGAGAGACAAGAAgcccaccctcctctccctgaATGCAGCTCACCTCTGGAGGCCTCCAGCCACTCCTGTTTCACACTGTAGCGCACCTGGGCTTTGGGGTGGCTTTCAGGCAGATCGCATGCAATCACAGCTGTGTTCCCTTCATCCACCTCAATCACATGCTGACCATCAAATTTGAAGTCTTTGAGTTCTGTTAAGAGCACAGGAACATCTTAGCTTAGCACTGGGGTGGGAACTTCAGGAGCTAATGAAAGGGAATAaacttccccaccccccgccacacacacacacatgccaacTTGAAGCATATTTAGTATATAAactcttttttttccagacatATTCCAAAACTGGACTAAAGCACACAACTGGGATTTCAGTGTTCATATATATATGGGGCTGACTCACTGCACAAAGCTAGTCAGCACTCAATCTTGTTTATGGTGTGAAGACTGTCCTCTTCTTGTTGTCTGAGTCCAAACCCCCTCAGGTTTGGAGTTGGGAGCTAGTTTAGTGTGGTCTTGGCGATGGATCACATTGAAGAGGTGCCCACTGTGATGAGTAGAATTGGACTGGTCTCAGAACACTGTTTCTTTCTAACACCTAATTGCTCCCAAAAGGGCTCATTAGGAAACCTGGTGAATAAACTGCTCCTGGGCTCTATATGAACATGAGAAATACCAGCCCGAAAAGGAAACTTACTGAGCAACTGAAAATGGAGGCGTGAAAGGTACCCTTTCAAACATAACTAGAACACAGAAACTACCATTGACGCTGGGAGTGGAGCTTATGTGACAAGGCGCAAAGGCTGGGCAACACAGAAGCGAGAGGTATACAACGACCCACACCTGAAATACGGTGATGGGTAGGAAATGACATCCCCTTCTGAAAAGTAGGGAAGGATGGTCTTGAACTAGAAAATGGAGATAACGAAATCCCCACATTGCAGGGGTTGGGAAGATAATGAAATCCCCAAATTGTAGGGTTGGGAGGATTAATTCATTAGTGTCTGTGAGGTGTTTTGAGATCCCCTGATGGAATGTGCTGGAAGGGAGTCAAAGTATTTACTGGCCAGATGGTGGATTCAGTTCTGCACCTCATTGTGCACTCCTGACTTCTACTGATTTCACCAGGAACTTGCTGGGGTGCATCTAAGGGCAGAATTGCACAGCTGTGAAAGAATCCAACTGGGTTGTGTCTCACCCTCACTTGGCCCCAGTGAGAGTGTGTAGCCAATGTGCACCAAAACAGGGgcgagagcagagcagagcagagctagCTTAACTGACACCATGGAAAGGCAAAGAACAGGACCAAGTAAGAAGATCTATTCTGCTTTGTAGCTCTAAATTAACTGTTCAGCCCCTGGATATTATGGTGATGAATGCTACTCATCCTCCCATGCTACACATCTCAAACAGAAGGATTAGACAGAGGAAAACATAGGAATAGATACAGTCAATAGATTGAGAAGGCTTTGGgtgtagagggggaaaaaaagatgttATTTCAGTTCACAGACTTGAAAGATTGAATCTGGAAGCAAACGGAGAAGAATTAATATGGAACAGGAAGGAGAGAGTCATTTATAGAGTCCACTTTTGTGACCACAACCACCACTTCAAACTCTTCCATTGCCTGAATGCTAAGCACCTTCGCATGGGGAATTCTTGCTTGAGTCAAATgctcaagagccacaggttggtTTA
Protein-coding regions in this window:
- the BOC gene encoding brother of CDO isoform X3; its protein translation is MRATDPVSAYGRPAWVLLLQAALHRVTMTPGRKRPMAAVTCLILAAAGYFANLGESLQVTVQPASAVQKYGGLVNLGCVVEPLKVNVTWRLNGKELVGSDAALGIHIELGKLLILALNNHTVGRYQCIARVPEGVVASVPATVTLAKLKDFKFDGQHVIEVDEGNTAVIACDLPESHPKAQVRYSVKQEWLEASRDNYLIMPSGNLQIVNASQEDEGTYKCAAYNPVTQEVKTSVSSERLRVRRSTAEAARIIYPSEAQTIIVTKGQSLILECVASGIPPPRVTWAKNGSSISGYNKTRFLLSNLLIDATSEEDSGTYSCMADNGVGEVGAAFMFYNVQVFEPPEVTMELSQQIIPWGQSAKFTCEVRGNPQPSVMWLRNAVPLSSNHRFRLSRKALRVVSVGPEDDGIYQCMAENEVGSAQAVVHLRTAQPGTTMKPWQDFKSGSAQSPTPPPSDKALKEKTVLAASLQCMTHRGQVSPAEAPIILSSPRTSKTDCYELVWRPRHDSKAPVLYYVVKYRKIMNSSANWTVRDIPATQHHLSLTRLDPGSLYEVEMAAYNCAGEGQTAMVTFRTGKGRRPKPDIVASKEQQIQRDDPGTSTQSSSQLDNSRLSPPEAPDRPTISTASETSVYVTWIPRGNGGFPIQSFRVEYKKLKKLGDWVLATSDIPPSRLSVEIPGLEKGMSYKFRVRALNILGESDPSAASRPYVVSGYSNRVYERPVAGPYITFTDAINETTIMLKWMYIPASNNNTPIHGFYIYYRPTDSDNDSDYKKDVVEGDRYWHSISHLQPETSYDIKMQCFNEGGESEFSNVMICETKARKSLGLPGRLLPSTVPPQQHPPLSGGHSGLGTGAMVARSSDLPYLIVGVVLGSIVLIIVAFIPFCLWRAWSKQKQTIDLGFPGTGLLVSSCQYTMVPLQGVPAARANGQLYANGVHLNGTRPSGGTGYPSTKPRNYSPDEVQQDETNTLLQARVLQNGSVQEHYPTSRLSDARPEVSSFLYGLPDDSTHQLLQTHDDCCHLQEQLVGLHLPVTGSKMGGPSLEALQDPAFHRGTPCCLGLVPVEEVDRLDCCQLRGELCPQSPAITCLGQDPARQLSSSPPRHMPFETPPPTS